The sequence below is a genomic window from Pseudomonadota bacterium.
GACATCTGCGCGGCGCCACCCGCATCATCGCGGCTGCAGCACTGAGCGTGGTGCTCGCGATCGCCCTGTGGGTGTCAACGACCTCGCGGGCGCAGGCGCCGCTCGACCTCACCGAGTCTGAGCGCCTCGAGCTGGCCAGGGCCCGTGCCCGTGGATGCTGCAGCGCCCGCTCGACCTGCGGAGCCTCAGCCCGGCCCGCTGCTCCCACGCCTTCCCCGCGCACCAATCGCTGAGCGGCTCAGGTCACGTCGCGCACGAGAGCGCGATTCGCAGGGGCAGTGTCAGAGCCAGTCTTCGCGAGTCATGACCGTGCGAAGCTTGCGCAGCGCGTCTTCTTCCTTCTGACGGATGCGCTCCTTGCTGATGCCGAACTCGTCACTGATCTCTTGCAGGGTTCGGATGTTGCCGTCGATCAGCCCGAAGCGGAAGGCCAGGATCTTGCGCTCCCGGTCGTTGAGGTTCTCGAGCAGGCGCGCCAGCTCGACCCGCATGACGGGAACGTCCGGAACGGTGTGGGCGGCCACCAGGTCGCCGATGCAGGTGTCTTCCTCACCCAGAGGCGTCTCGAGCGAGACGGGCTCCTGCGCCACCGCCAGGATCTCGCGCAGGCGCGCTACCGAGGCCTGCTCCATCTCGGCGATCTTGGCCCTGACCCGCGGGTCTTCGAAAGGGACCTCGGTCTTGAGGCTCTTGCAGAGCTTGCGATGGATCTTCTCGGTGTCGACAGGGAAGAGCACCCGGCTGGCCACATCAAGCCCCGCCTGACGGCCGTGCTCCTGAAGGTACTTCACCTGCAGCTGGATGAACTTCTGGAACGCCTCGGCGATGTGGACAGGCAGGCGAATCGTTCGCCCCTGGTTCGCGATGGAACGGATGATGGACTGACGGATCCACCAGGTGGCGTACGTGGCGAAGCGACAGCCACGGGTGTGGTCGAACTTCTCGACCGCCTCCATCAAGCCGATGTTGCCTTCTTGAATGAGATCTTGGAACGTGAGCCCCAGGCCGAGGAACTTCTTGGCGATGCTGATGACGAGACGCAGGTTGGCCTCGATGAGGTATTCGCGGGCCTCTGACTCCCCGCTCTTGATGCGGATGGCCAGGTCGCGCTCCTCGTCAGCGCTCAGCAGGGGGATCTTGTAGACCTCCTGCAGGTACGCCGAGAGGCTGTTGGTATCAAGAAACCCCAGCACCTCGCTGGCGGGGCGCGACGAAGCGCGCCGGCGTCGAGGCGTCGCGGGCTGCGACGTCTTCTCTGTGGGCGACTCCCAGCCGGCCGAACCTGCGGCGCCCCTCACGCCCTGGCCACGGGACGACTTCTTGACAGGTCGGCGCTCCGACTCTTCCAGTGCCAGCATCTCGCGACTCACCTCAGAACCCATCGTACTCCAGTCGAACGTGGAATGCCTCATCCCGGGGTATGATTCGGGGAGAGATCAACGCTCTCTCTACGCATGTCTCTGAGAGACCCGGATGGCCCCTCAGGTCTGCCCCTCCCGACCGCTCTCAGATGATCTGCCTGGAGGGTTTCGACCTCCGGGAGCGATCTCCCGTCAGGGAGCCGGCGGGCCGTCTCCGCGACCCGTCGAGCGAGCGGCGAAGAGGGCTGCCTCAACCCGATCCCGGAAGCCCATCTTCTGCATGACATTGGAGACATGGGTCTTCACGGTGGGCTCCCCGATGTGGAGCAGATCGCAGATCTCGCGGTTGTTCAGGCCACGGCCCATCAGACGCAGCACCTCGTGCTCGCGTTCCGTCAGCGACGCAAAGCTTCTCTCCCGCTCGCGACGCGCCTCGGCGTCATTCGGGGATTCAGGGCTCCGATCGCTGCCGGCAGACCGATCGCGCTCCTCGAGCAGGCGCCCCATCTCTCGGAGGATCTTGGTCTGCACCTTGGGCTCCCAGAGCGACTCGCCTGCCTGGGCCGCGCGTATCGCGCGCAGCACGTCGTCGGAGTGGCTCTCCTTGAGAATGTAGCCTTTGGCCCCCGCCCGCGCCAGGTCGAGAACGAACTGATCGTCGTCGAACGCGCTCAAGATGACGACCTTGGTCTCGCTGCAGCGGCGCACGATCTCGATGGTGGCGGCAATGCCGTTCATGAGGGGCATGTTGATATCCAGAAGGGCGATGTCCGGTCGCAGGCGCTCACACATGGAAACTGCCTCGACCCCGTTCGACGCCTCACCCACGACCTCGAGGTCGTCTTCCTCAGCCAGGGTCGACACCATCATCTGGCGGAACATGACCTGGTCGTCAGCCACAAGCACACGGATCTTCACGGAGATCCCGCCCCCTCTTCCGGCCCAGTTCCTCCCACGGCGACCGTGGTCTCCGTGTCGCCGCCTTCCAGCGTCTCGAGCGACTCGACCCGAGCGGTGGCCACGGCCTTGGGCAGCGAGAACGTGAAGGTCGTTCCGCGTCCGGGGCTGGAGACGACCTGGATGCCCTGACCGTGGCCCTCGAGGATCTTGTGGACGATGTAGAGGCCCAGACCGATGCTCGACGCCGCACCCTCCTCGGTGTGGAACTGCGTGAACTTCTCGAACAGATGCGGGATCTGGTCTTCCGCGATACCGACACCGCTGTCGGTCACCTCGATCTCAGCCATGCTGGCGCGGTCGCGCGCGCGAATCTCGATGGCGCCGCCCTCCGGCGTGAACTTCACGGCATTGTTCAGGAGATTGGTCAGTACCCGCACGATCTTGGTCCTGTCGCCAACGACCCGCCGACAGAGGGGAGGCACCTCGAAGCGGAAGCGAATCGACTTCTCGTCGGCCTGCTGGCGTATCTGCTCGGCGACCTCGCGCACCACATCCGCCAGATCGAAATCCTCCATGAAGTAGGTGATCCGACCGGCATCGTACTTCACCGACTCGAGCATGTTGCGCGTCATCCCGAGGAGATGGCTGCACGCCGTCGAGATGCCTTGAACGAACCGCAGCTGCTTCTCGTCCAGCGGATTGCGACGCGACCGCATCAGCAGGTCGGCATAGCCCTGGATGGCCGCCAGCGGGACCTTCATGTCGTGCGTCACCACCGAGAAGAACTCCTTGAGCTCGCGGGTCTTGTCGTCGACCTGCGACTCGAGCTGCTCGTTGAGCCGTCGGTACTCCTGGTTCAAGGCGTCCATGCGGGTGGTCTTGACCTCGAGCTCTTTCTGGAAGCGCCGCAGATCAGCGCTCATCCGGTTGAACGAGGTGCTCATGCTCACGATCTCGTTCGTGGACGGCATCTCCACCGAGACGTGGGCCGAGAAGTCGCCTCGACCGATGCGCTCCTGCCCCTGCAGAATCATCTCGAGCGGACGATTGATGGCATTCTTGGTCCATATCGAGATGGCGATGAACGCCGTAACCAGAAACACCACGCCCAGCAAAACATTGCCGAGCACAACGATGCGAAGCCGGCGCGGCAGCTCGTCAACCACGAGGCTCAGCCGCATCACCCCTACGATGCGCGTTCCTGTCGGGTCCGGAATAGCGCGATAGTAGACGTAGGTGATCTCCTTCGACAGGAGCAGCCCGAGCTGGCCGCCAACGGGCGTGCTCTCGACGTCGGCCGACGGGGTCAGAACCCAGAGCTCACGAAAAGGCTCCGCCTGCTGCACCGCCTGACGCAGCGCGTCGCGGTGCAACGGAAACGGCACGGGCTGACCATAGGCCCAGAGAACCACACCGTCCGGGGTCAAGACCTGGAACGAACGCAGGCCACGCACGTGTCCGAGATAGTCGACCACGTCGCTGCGCTGGGCCATGCGCATCGAGAGAAAGTTCGACGTGTAGCCCTCGAGAGGGAGCACGCGCTCGATCCAGGAGGTCACCGCGAGCGCGGAGGTGTTCGACTGCTCTTCGGCCAGCGATTTGATCACATCGAACAGGATGCTCACGTTGAAGTAGCCGGTGATGGCCACCGTGAGCGAGAAGAGCAGGAACAGAAGGCCCGCGATCTGGGTTCGAAGCTTGAAGCCCACCGCGTCTCACCTCCCCCGTTCGTAGCGCCGCACCCGGAAGCGCTCGA
It includes:
- a CDS encoding sigma-70 family RNA polymerase sigma factor is translated as MRHSTFDWSTMGSEVSREMLALEESERRPVKKSSRGQGVRGAAGSAGWESPTEKTSQPATPRRRRASSRPASEVLGFLDTNSLSAYLQEVYKIPLLSADEERDLAIRIKSGESEAREYLIEANLRLVISIAKKFLGLGLTFQDLIQEGNIGLMEAVEKFDHTRGCRFATYATWWIRQSIIRSIANQGRTIRLPVHIAEAFQKFIQLQVKYLQEHGRQAGLDVASRVLFPVDTEKIHRKLCKSLKTEVPFEDPRVRAKIAEMEQASVARLREILAVAQEPVSLETPLGEEDTCIGDLVAAHTVPDVPVMRVELARLLENLNDRERKILAFRFGLIDGNIRTLQEISDEFGISKERIRQKEEDALRKLRTVMTREDWL
- a CDS encoding DNA-binding response regulator; amino-acid sequence: MKIRVLVADDQVMFRQMMVSTLAEEDDLEVVGEASNGVEAVSMCERLRPDIALLDINMPLMNGIAATIEIVRRCSETKVVILSAFDDDQFVLDLARAGAKGYILKESHSDDVLRAIRAAQAGESLWEPKVQTKILREMGRLLEERDRSAGSDRSPESPNDAEARRERERSFASLTEREHEVLRLMGRGLNNREICDLLHIGEPTVKTHVSNVMQKMGFRDRVEAALFAARSTGRGDGPPAP
- a CDS encoding HAMP domain-containing protein; the encoded protein is MGFKLRTQIAGLLFLLFSLTVAITGYFNVSILFDVIKSLAEEQSNTSALAVTSWIERVLPLEGYTSNFLSMRMAQRSDVVDYLGHVRGLRSFQVLTPDGVVLWAYGQPVPFPLHRDALRQAVQQAEPFRELWVLTPSADVESTPVGGQLGLLLSKEITYVYYRAIPDPTGTRIVGVMRLSLVVDELPRRLRIVVLGNVLLGVVFLVTAFIAISIWTKNAINRPLEMILQGQERIGRGDFSAHVSVEMPSTNEIVSMSTSFNRMSADLRRFQKELEVKTTRMDALNQEYRRLNEQLESQVDDKTRELKEFFSVVTHDMKVPLAAIQGYADLLMRSRRNPLDEKQLRFVQGISTACSHLLGMTRNMLESVKYDAGRITYFMEDFDLADVVREVAEQIRQQADEKSIRFRFEVPPLCRRVVGDRTKIVRVLTNLLNNAVKFTPEGGAIEIRARDRASMAEIEVTDSGVGIAEDQIPHLFEKFTQFHTEEGAASSIGLGLYIVHKILEGHGQGIQVVSSPGRGTTFTFSLPKAVATARVESLETLEGGDTETTVAVGGTGPEEGAGSP